One region of Cinclus cinclus chromosome 1, bCinCin1.1, whole genome shotgun sequence genomic DNA includes:
- the LOC134044228 gene encoding tubulin beta-2 chain isoform X2, whose amino-acid sequence MREIVHIQAGQCGNQIGAKFWEVISDEHGIDPTGSYHGDSELQLERINVYYNEAAVMLVLVPPTGNKYVPRAILVDLEPGTMDSVRSGPFGQIFRPDNFVFGQSGAGNNWAKGHYTEGAELVDSVLDVVRKESESCDCLQGFQLTHSLGGGTGSGMGTLLISKIREEYPDRIMNTFSVMPSPKVSDTVVEPYNATLSVHQLVENTDETYCIDNEALYDICFRTLKLTTPTYGDLNHLVSATMSGVTTCLRFPGQLNADLRKLAVNMVPFPRLHFFMPGFAPLTSRGSQQYRALTVPELTQQMFDSKNMMAACDPRHGRYLTVAAIFRGRMSMKEVDEQMLNVQNKNSSYFVEWIPNNVKTAVCDIPPRGLKMSATFIGNSTAIQELFKRISEQFTAMFRRKAFLHWYTGEGMDEMEFTEAESNMNDLVSEYQQYQDATADEQGEFEEEGEEDEA is encoded by the exons ATGCGTGAGATCGTGCACATCCAGGCCGGGCAGTGCGGCAACCAGATCGGCGCCAAG TTCTGGGAGGTAATCAGCGATGAACATGGCATTGACCCCACGGGCAGCTACCACGGGGACagtgagctgcagctggagaggatCAACGTCTACTACAATGAAGCT GCTGTAATGCTGGTGCTGGTTCCTCCCACAGGTAACAAGTATGTCCCCCGTGCCATCCTTGTGGACCTGGAACCCGGCACCATGGACTCTGTGCGCTCCGGCCCCTTTGGACAGATCTTCCGCCCCGACAACTTTGTCTTTG GTCAGAGCGGGGCTGGCAACAACTGGGCCAAGGGGCACTACACAGAAGGCGCTGAGCTGGTGGACTCTGTGCTGGACGTGGTGAGGAAGGAGTCGGAGAGCTGTGACTGCCTCCAGGGCTTCCAGCTGACCCACTCGCTGGGCGGAGGCACGGGCTCTGGCATGGGCACCCTCCTGATCAGCAAGATCCGCGAGGAGTACCCCGACCGCATCATGAACACCTTCAGCGTCATGCCCTCGCCCAAGGTGTCGGACACGGTGGTGGAGCCCTACAATGCCACCCTCTCTGTGCACCAGCTGGTGGAGAACACGGACGAGACCTACTGCATTGACAACGAGGCCCTGTATGACATTTGCTTCCGCACCCTGAAGCTGACCACTCCTACCTACGGGGACCTCAACCACCTGGTGTCGGCCACCATGAGCGGCGTGACCACCTGCCTTCGCTTCCCCGGCCAGCTGAACGCCGACCTGCGCAAGCTGGCGGTCAACATGGTGCCTTTCCCGCGGCTGCACTTCTTCATGCCGGGCTTTGCCCCGCTGACCAGCCGCGGCAGCCAGCAGTACCGCGCCCTGACGGTGCCCGAGCTGACGCAGCAGATGTTCGACTCCAAGAACATGATGGCCGCCTGCGACCCCCGCCACGGCCGCTACCTGACGGTGGCCGCCATCTTCCGGGGCCGCATGTCCATGAAGGAGGTGGACGAGCAGATGCTCAACGTGCAGAACAAGAACAGCAGCTACTTTGTGGAGTGGATCCCCAACAACGTCAAGACGGCCGTCTGCGACATCCCCCCACGCGGCCTCAAGATGTCGGCCACCTTCATCGGCAACAGCACGGCCATCCAGGAGCTCTTCAAGAGGATCTCGGAGCAGTTCACGGCCATGTTCCGGCGCAAGGCTTTCTTGCACTGGTACACCGGCGAGGGCATGGATGAAATGGAGTTCACGGAGGCCGAGAGCAACATGAACGACCTGGTCTCTGAATACCAGCAATACCAGGATGCCACTGCTGATGAGCAGGGCGAGTttgaagaggaaggagaggaggatgAGGCTTAA
- the LOC134044228 gene encoding tubulin beta-1 chain isoform X4 yields the protein MREIVHIQAGQCGNQIGAKFWEVISDEHGIDPTGSYHGDSELQLERINVYYNEAAGNKYVPRAILVDLEPGTMDSVRSGPFGQIFRPDNFVFGQSGAGNNWAKGHYTEGAELVDSVLDVVRKESESCDCLQGFQLTHSLGGGTGSGMGTLLISKIREEYPDRIMNTFSVMPSPKVSDTVVEPYNATLSVHQLVENTDETYCIDNEALYDICFRTLKLTTPTYGDLNHLVSATMSGVTTCLRFPGQLNADLRKLAVNMVPFPRLHFFMPGFAPLTSRGSQQYRALTVPELTQQMFDSKNMMAACDPRHGRYLTVAAIFRGRMSMKEVDEQMLNVQNKNSSYFVEWIPNNVKTAVCDIPPRGLKMSATFIGNSTAIQELFKRISEQFTAMFRRKAFLHWYTGEGMDEMEFTEAESNMNDLVSEYQQYQDATADEQGEFEEEGEEDEA from the exons ATGCGTGAGATCGTGCACATCCAGGCCGGGCAGTGCGGCAACCAGATCGGCGCCAAG TTCTGGGAGGTAATCAGCGATGAACATGGCATTGACCCCACGGGCAGCTACCACGGGGACagtgagctgcagctggagaggatCAACGTCTACTACAATGAAGCTGCTG GTAACAAGTATGTCCCCCGTGCCATCCTTGTGGACCTGGAACCCGGCACCATGGACTCTGTGCGCTCCGGCCCCTTTGGACAGATCTTCCGCCCCGACAACTTTGTCTTTG GTCAGAGCGGGGCTGGCAACAACTGGGCCAAGGGGCACTACACAGAAGGCGCTGAGCTGGTGGACTCTGTGCTGGACGTGGTGAGGAAGGAGTCGGAGAGCTGTGACTGCCTCCAGGGCTTCCAGCTGACCCACTCGCTGGGCGGAGGCACGGGCTCTGGCATGGGCACCCTCCTGATCAGCAAGATCCGCGAGGAGTACCCCGACCGCATCATGAACACCTTCAGCGTCATGCCCTCGCCCAAGGTGTCGGACACGGTGGTGGAGCCCTACAATGCCACCCTCTCTGTGCACCAGCTGGTGGAGAACACGGACGAGACCTACTGCATTGACAACGAGGCCCTGTATGACATTTGCTTCCGCACCCTGAAGCTGACCACTCCTACCTACGGGGACCTCAACCACCTGGTGTCGGCCACCATGAGCGGCGTGACCACCTGCCTTCGCTTCCCCGGCCAGCTGAACGCCGACCTGCGCAAGCTGGCGGTCAACATGGTGCCTTTCCCGCGGCTGCACTTCTTCATGCCGGGCTTTGCCCCGCTGACCAGCCGCGGCAGCCAGCAGTACCGCGCCCTGACGGTGCCCGAGCTGACGCAGCAGATGTTCGACTCCAAGAACATGATGGCCGCCTGCGACCCCCGCCACGGCCGCTACCTGACGGTGGCCGCCATCTTCCGGGGCCGCATGTCCATGAAGGAGGTGGACGAGCAGATGCTCAACGTGCAGAACAAGAACAGCAGCTACTTTGTGGAGTGGATCCCCAACAACGTCAAGACGGCCGTCTGCGACATCCCCCCACGCGGCCTCAAGATGTCGGCCACCTTCATCGGCAACAGCACGGCCATCCAGGAGCTCTTCAAGAGGATCTCGGAGCAGTTCACGGCCATGTTCCGGCGCAAGGCTTTCTTGCACTGGTACACCGGCGAGGGCATGGATGAAATGGAGTTCACGGAGGCCGAGAGCAACATGAACGACCTGGTCTCTGAATACCAGCAATACCAGGATGCCACTGCTGATGAGCAGGGCGAGTttgaagaggaaggagaggaggatgAGGCTTAA
- the LOC134044228 gene encoding tubulin beta-1 chain isoform X5, with amino-acid sequence MREIVHIQAGQCGNQIGAKFWEVISDEHGIDPTGSYHGDSELQLERINVYYNEAAGNKYVPRAILVDLEPGTMDSVRSGPFGQIFRPDNFVFGQSGAGNNWAKGHYTEGAELVDSVLDVVRKESESCDCLQGFQLTHSLGGGTGSGMGTLLISKIREEYPDRIMNTFSVMPSPKVSDTVLVENTDETYCIDNEALYDICFRTLKLTTPTYGDLNHLVSATMSGVTTCLRFPGQLNADLRKLAVNMVPFPRLHFFMPGFAPLTSRGSQQYRALTVPELTQQMFDSKNMMAACDPRHGRYLTVAAIFRGRMSMKEVDEQMLNVQNKNSSYFVEWIPNNVKTAVCDIPPRGLKMSATFIGNSTAIQELFKRISEQFTAMFRRKAFLHWYTGEGMDEMEFTEAESNMNDLVSEYQQYQDATADEQGEFEEEGEEDEA; translated from the exons ATGCGTGAGATCGTGCACATCCAGGCCGGGCAGTGCGGCAACCAGATCGGCGCCAAG TTCTGGGAGGTAATCAGCGATGAACATGGCATTGACCCCACGGGCAGCTACCACGGGGACagtgagctgcagctggagaggatCAACGTCTACTACAATGAAGCTGCTG GTAACAAGTATGTCCCCCGTGCCATCCTTGTGGACCTGGAACCCGGCACCATGGACTCTGTGCGCTCCGGCCCCTTTGGACAGATCTTCCGCCCCGACAACTTTGTCTTTG GTCAGAGCGGGGCTGGCAACAACTGGGCCAAGGGGCACTACACAGAAGGCGCTGAGCTGGTGGACTCTGTGCTGGACGTGGTGAGGAAGGAGTCGGAGAGCTGTGACTGCCTCCAGGGCTTCCAGCTGACCCACTCGCTGGGCGGAGGCACGGGCTCTGGCATGGGCACCCTCCTGATCAGCAAGATCCGCGAGGAGTACCCCGACCGCATCATGAACACCTTCAGCGTCATGCCCTCGCCCAAGGTGTCGGACACGGTG CTGGTGGAGAACACGGACGAGACCTACTGCATTGACAACGAGGCCCTGTATGACATTTGCTTCCGCACCCTGAAGCTGACCACTCCTACCTACGGGGACCTCAACCACCTGGTGTCGGCCACCATGAGCGGCGTGACCACCTGCCTTCGCTTCCCCGGCCAGCTGAACGCCGACCTGCGCAAGCTGGCGGTCAACATGGTGCCTTTCCCGCGGCTGCACTTCTTCATGCCGGGCTTTGCCCCGCTGACCAGCCGCGGCAGCCAGCAGTACCGCGCCCTGACGGTGCCCGAGCTGACGCAGCAGATGTTCGACTCCAAGAACATGATGGCCGCCTGCGACCCCCGCCACGGCCGCTACCTGACGGTGGCCGCCATCTTCCGGGGCCGCATGTCCATGAAGGAGGTGGACGAGCAGATGCTCAACGTGCAGAACAAGAACAGCAGCTACTTTGTGGAGTGGATCCCCAACAACGTCAAGACGGCCGTCTGCGACATCCCCCCACGCGGCCTCAAGATGTCGGCCACCTTCATCGGCAACAGCACGGCCATCCAGGAGCTCTTCAAGAGGATCTCGGAGCAGTTCACGGCCATGTTCCGGCGCAAGGCTTTCTTGCACTGGTACACCGGCGAGGGCATGGATGAAATGGAGTTCACGGAGGCCGAGAGCAACATGAACGACCTGGTCTCTGAATACCAGCAATACCAGGATGCCACTGCTGATGAGCAGGGCGAGTttgaagaggaaggagaggaggatgAGGCTTAA
- the LOC134044228 gene encoding tubulin beta chain isoform X7 translates to MREIVHIQAGQCNKYVPRAILVDLEPGTMDSVRSGPFGQIFRPDNFVFGQSGAGNNWAKGHYTEGAELVDSVLDVVRKESESCDCLQGFQLTHSLGGGTGSGMGTLLISKIREEYPDRIMNTFSVMPSPKVSDTVVEPYNATLSVHQLVENTDETYCIDNEALYDICFRTLKLTTPTYGDLNHLVSATMSGVTTCLRFPGQLNADLRKLAVNMVPFPRLHFFMPGFAPLTSRGSQQYRALTVPELTQQMFDSKNMMAACDPRHGRYLTVAAIFRGRMSMKEVDEQMLNVQNKNSSYFVEWIPNNVKTAVCDIPPRGLKMSATFIGNSTAIQELFKRISEQFTAMFRRKAFLHWYTGEGMDEMEFTEAESNMNDLVSEYQQYQDATADEQGEFEEEGEEDEA, encoded by the exons ATGCGTGAGATCGTGCACATCCAGGCCGGGCAGT GTAACAAGTATGTCCCCCGTGCCATCCTTGTGGACCTGGAACCCGGCACCATGGACTCTGTGCGCTCCGGCCCCTTTGGACAGATCTTCCGCCCCGACAACTTTGTCTTTG GTCAGAGCGGGGCTGGCAACAACTGGGCCAAGGGGCACTACACAGAAGGCGCTGAGCTGGTGGACTCTGTGCTGGACGTGGTGAGGAAGGAGTCGGAGAGCTGTGACTGCCTCCAGGGCTTCCAGCTGACCCACTCGCTGGGCGGAGGCACGGGCTCTGGCATGGGCACCCTCCTGATCAGCAAGATCCGCGAGGAGTACCCCGACCGCATCATGAACACCTTCAGCGTCATGCCCTCGCCCAAGGTGTCGGACACGGTGGTGGAGCCCTACAATGCCACCCTCTCTGTGCACCAGCTGGTGGAGAACACGGACGAGACCTACTGCATTGACAACGAGGCCCTGTATGACATTTGCTTCCGCACCCTGAAGCTGACCACTCCTACCTACGGGGACCTCAACCACCTGGTGTCGGCCACCATGAGCGGCGTGACCACCTGCCTTCGCTTCCCCGGCCAGCTGAACGCCGACCTGCGCAAGCTGGCGGTCAACATGGTGCCTTTCCCGCGGCTGCACTTCTTCATGCCGGGCTTTGCCCCGCTGACCAGCCGCGGCAGCCAGCAGTACCGCGCCCTGACGGTGCCCGAGCTGACGCAGCAGATGTTCGACTCCAAGAACATGATGGCCGCCTGCGACCCCCGCCACGGCCGCTACCTGACGGTGGCCGCCATCTTCCGGGGCCGCATGTCCATGAAGGAGGTGGACGAGCAGATGCTCAACGTGCAGAACAAGAACAGCAGCTACTTTGTGGAGTGGATCCCCAACAACGTCAAGACGGCCGTCTGCGACATCCCCCCACGCGGCCTCAAGATGTCGGCCACCTTCATCGGCAACAGCACGGCCATCCAGGAGCTCTTCAAGAGGATCTCGGAGCAGTTCACGGCCATGTTCCGGCGCAAGGCTTTCTTGCACTGGTACACCGGCGAGGGCATGGATGAAATGGAGTTCACGGAGGCCGAGAGCAACATGAACGACCTGGTCTCTGAATACCAGCAATACCAGGATGCCACTGCTGATGAGCAGGGCGAGTttgaagaggaaggagaggaggatgAGGCTTAA
- the LOC134044228 gene encoding tubulin beta chain isoform X8, producing the protein MREIVHIQAGQRAILVDLEPGTMDSVRSGPFGQIFRPDNFVFGQSGAGNNWAKGHYTEGAELVDSVLDVVRKESESCDCLQGFQLTHSLGGGTGSGMGTLLISKIREEYPDRIMNTFSVMPSPKVSDTVVEPYNATLSVHQLVENTDETYCIDNEALYDICFRTLKLTTPTYGDLNHLVSATMSGVTTCLRFPGQLNADLRKLAVNMVPFPRLHFFMPGFAPLTSRGSQQYRALTVPELTQQMFDSKNMMAACDPRHGRYLTVAAIFRGRMSMKEVDEQMLNVQNKNSSYFVEWIPNNVKTAVCDIPPRGLKMSATFIGNSTAIQELFKRISEQFTAMFRRKAFLHWYTGEGMDEMEFTEAESNMNDLVSEYQQYQDATADEQGEFEEEGEEDEA; encoded by the exons ATGCGTGAGATCGTGCACATCCAGGCCGGGCAG CGTGCCATCCTTGTGGACCTGGAACCCGGCACCATGGACTCTGTGCGCTCCGGCCCCTTTGGACAGATCTTCCGCCCCGACAACTTTGTCTTTG GTCAGAGCGGGGCTGGCAACAACTGGGCCAAGGGGCACTACACAGAAGGCGCTGAGCTGGTGGACTCTGTGCTGGACGTGGTGAGGAAGGAGTCGGAGAGCTGTGACTGCCTCCAGGGCTTCCAGCTGACCCACTCGCTGGGCGGAGGCACGGGCTCTGGCATGGGCACCCTCCTGATCAGCAAGATCCGCGAGGAGTACCCCGACCGCATCATGAACACCTTCAGCGTCATGCCCTCGCCCAAGGTGTCGGACACGGTGGTGGAGCCCTACAATGCCACCCTCTCTGTGCACCAGCTGGTGGAGAACACGGACGAGACCTACTGCATTGACAACGAGGCCCTGTATGACATTTGCTTCCGCACCCTGAAGCTGACCACTCCTACCTACGGGGACCTCAACCACCTGGTGTCGGCCACCATGAGCGGCGTGACCACCTGCCTTCGCTTCCCCGGCCAGCTGAACGCCGACCTGCGCAAGCTGGCGGTCAACATGGTGCCTTTCCCGCGGCTGCACTTCTTCATGCCGGGCTTTGCCCCGCTGACCAGCCGCGGCAGCCAGCAGTACCGCGCCCTGACGGTGCCCGAGCTGACGCAGCAGATGTTCGACTCCAAGAACATGATGGCCGCCTGCGACCCCCGCCACGGCCGCTACCTGACGGTGGCCGCCATCTTCCGGGGCCGCATGTCCATGAAGGAGGTGGACGAGCAGATGCTCAACGTGCAGAACAAGAACAGCAGCTACTTTGTGGAGTGGATCCCCAACAACGTCAAGACGGCCGTCTGCGACATCCCCCCACGCGGCCTCAAGATGTCGGCCACCTTCATCGGCAACAGCACGGCCATCCAGGAGCTCTTCAAGAGGATCTCGGAGCAGTTCACGGCCATGTTCCGGCGCAAGGCTTTCTTGCACTGGTACACCGGCGAGGGCATGGATGAAATGGAGTTCACGGAGGCCGAGAGCAACATGAACGACCTGGTCTCTGAATACCAGCAATACCAGGATGCCACTGCTGATGAGCAGGGCGAGTttgaagaggaaggagaggaggatgAGGCTTAA
- the LOC134044228 gene encoding tubulin beta-2 chain isoform X3 has product MREIVHIQAGQCGNQIGAKFWEVISDEHGIDPTGSYHGDSELQLERINVYYNEAAGTTGNKYVPRAILVDLEPGTMDSVRSGPFGQIFRPDNFVFGQSGAGNNWAKGHYTEGAELVDSVLDVVRKESESCDCLQGFQLTHSLGGGTGSGMGTLLISKIREEYPDRIMNTFSVMPSPKVSDTVVEPYNATLSVHQLVENTDETYCIDNEALYDICFRTLKLTTPTYGDLNHLVSATMSGVTTCLRFPGQLNADLRKLAVNMVPFPRLHFFMPGFAPLTSRGSQQYRALTVPELTQQMFDSKNMMAACDPRHGRYLTVAAIFRGRMSMKEVDEQMLNVQNKNSSYFVEWIPNNVKTAVCDIPPRGLKMSATFIGNSTAIQELFKRISEQFTAMFRRKAFLHWYTGEGMDEMEFTEAESNMNDLVSEYQQYQDATADEQGEFEEEGEEDEA; this is encoded by the exons ATGCGTGAGATCGTGCACATCCAGGCCGGGCAGTGCGGCAACCAGATCGGCGCCAAG TTCTGGGAGGTAATCAGCGATGAACATGGCATTGACCCCACGGGCAGCTACCACGGGGACagtgagctgcagctggagaggatCAACGTCTACTACAATGAAGCTGCTGGTA CCACAGGTAACAAGTATGTCCCCCGTGCCATCCTTGTGGACCTGGAACCCGGCACCATGGACTCTGTGCGCTCCGGCCCCTTTGGACAGATCTTCCGCCCCGACAACTTTGTCTTTG GTCAGAGCGGGGCTGGCAACAACTGGGCCAAGGGGCACTACACAGAAGGCGCTGAGCTGGTGGACTCTGTGCTGGACGTGGTGAGGAAGGAGTCGGAGAGCTGTGACTGCCTCCAGGGCTTCCAGCTGACCCACTCGCTGGGCGGAGGCACGGGCTCTGGCATGGGCACCCTCCTGATCAGCAAGATCCGCGAGGAGTACCCCGACCGCATCATGAACACCTTCAGCGTCATGCCCTCGCCCAAGGTGTCGGACACGGTGGTGGAGCCCTACAATGCCACCCTCTCTGTGCACCAGCTGGTGGAGAACACGGACGAGACCTACTGCATTGACAACGAGGCCCTGTATGACATTTGCTTCCGCACCCTGAAGCTGACCACTCCTACCTACGGGGACCTCAACCACCTGGTGTCGGCCACCATGAGCGGCGTGACCACCTGCCTTCGCTTCCCCGGCCAGCTGAACGCCGACCTGCGCAAGCTGGCGGTCAACATGGTGCCTTTCCCGCGGCTGCACTTCTTCATGCCGGGCTTTGCCCCGCTGACCAGCCGCGGCAGCCAGCAGTACCGCGCCCTGACGGTGCCCGAGCTGACGCAGCAGATGTTCGACTCCAAGAACATGATGGCCGCCTGCGACCCCCGCCACGGCCGCTACCTGACGGTGGCCGCCATCTTCCGGGGCCGCATGTCCATGAAGGAGGTGGACGAGCAGATGCTCAACGTGCAGAACAAGAACAGCAGCTACTTTGTGGAGTGGATCCCCAACAACGTCAAGACGGCCGTCTGCGACATCCCCCCACGCGGCCTCAAGATGTCGGCCACCTTCATCGGCAACAGCACGGCCATCCAGGAGCTCTTCAAGAGGATCTCGGAGCAGTTCACGGCCATGTTCCGGCGCAAGGCTTTCTTGCACTGGTACACCGGCGAGGGCATGGATGAAATGGAGTTCACGGAGGCCGAGAGCAACATGAACGACCTGGTCTCTGAATACCAGCAATACCAGGATGCCACTGCTGATGAGCAGGGCGAGTttgaagaggaaggagaggaggatgAGGCTTAA
- the LOC134044228 gene encoding tubulin beta-2 chain isoform X1, protein MREIVHIQAGQCGNQIGAKFWEVISDEHGIDPTGSYHGDSELQLERINVYYNEAAGKCRWEHSRVPVILAADGKAVMLVLVPPTGNKYVPRAILVDLEPGTMDSVRSGPFGQIFRPDNFVFGQSGAGNNWAKGHYTEGAELVDSVLDVVRKESESCDCLQGFQLTHSLGGGTGSGMGTLLISKIREEYPDRIMNTFSVMPSPKVSDTVVEPYNATLSVHQLVENTDETYCIDNEALYDICFRTLKLTTPTYGDLNHLVSATMSGVTTCLRFPGQLNADLRKLAVNMVPFPRLHFFMPGFAPLTSRGSQQYRALTVPELTQQMFDSKNMMAACDPRHGRYLTVAAIFRGRMSMKEVDEQMLNVQNKNSSYFVEWIPNNVKTAVCDIPPRGLKMSATFIGNSTAIQELFKRISEQFTAMFRRKAFLHWYTGEGMDEMEFTEAESNMNDLVSEYQQYQDATADEQGEFEEEGEEDEA, encoded by the exons ATGCGTGAGATCGTGCACATCCAGGCCGGGCAGTGCGGCAACCAGATCGGCGCCAAG TTCTGGGAGGTAATCAGCGATGAACATGGCATTGACCCCACGGGCAGCTACCACGGGGACagtgagctgcagctggagaggatCAACGTCTACTACAATGAAGCTGCTGGTAAGT GTCgatgggagcacagcagggttCCTGTGATACTGGCTGCCGACGGCAAGGCTGTAATGCTGGTGCTGGTTCCTCCCACAGGTAACAAGTATGTCCCCCGTGCCATCCTTGTGGACCTGGAACCCGGCACCATGGACTCTGTGCGCTCCGGCCCCTTTGGACAGATCTTCCGCCCCGACAACTTTGTCTTTG GTCAGAGCGGGGCTGGCAACAACTGGGCCAAGGGGCACTACACAGAAGGCGCTGAGCTGGTGGACTCTGTGCTGGACGTGGTGAGGAAGGAGTCGGAGAGCTGTGACTGCCTCCAGGGCTTCCAGCTGACCCACTCGCTGGGCGGAGGCACGGGCTCTGGCATGGGCACCCTCCTGATCAGCAAGATCCGCGAGGAGTACCCCGACCGCATCATGAACACCTTCAGCGTCATGCCCTCGCCCAAGGTGTCGGACACGGTGGTGGAGCCCTACAATGCCACCCTCTCTGTGCACCAGCTGGTGGAGAACACGGACGAGACCTACTGCATTGACAACGAGGCCCTGTATGACATTTGCTTCCGCACCCTGAAGCTGACCACTCCTACCTACGGGGACCTCAACCACCTGGTGTCGGCCACCATGAGCGGCGTGACCACCTGCCTTCGCTTCCCCGGCCAGCTGAACGCCGACCTGCGCAAGCTGGCGGTCAACATGGTGCCTTTCCCGCGGCTGCACTTCTTCATGCCGGGCTTTGCCCCGCTGACCAGCCGCGGCAGCCAGCAGTACCGCGCCCTGACGGTGCCCGAGCTGACGCAGCAGATGTTCGACTCCAAGAACATGATGGCCGCCTGCGACCCCCGCCACGGCCGCTACCTGACGGTGGCCGCCATCTTCCGGGGCCGCATGTCCATGAAGGAGGTGGACGAGCAGATGCTCAACGTGCAGAACAAGAACAGCAGCTACTTTGTGGAGTGGATCCCCAACAACGTCAAGACGGCCGTCTGCGACATCCCCCCACGCGGCCTCAAGATGTCGGCCACCTTCATCGGCAACAGCACGGCCATCCAGGAGCTCTTCAAGAGGATCTCGGAGCAGTTCACGGCCATGTTCCGGCGCAAGGCTTTCTTGCACTGGTACACCGGCGAGGGCATGGATGAAATGGAGTTCACGGAGGCCGAGAGCAACATGAACGACCTGGTCTCTGAATACCAGCAATACCAGGATGCCACTGCTGATGAGCAGGGCGAGTttgaagaggaaggagaggaggatgAGGCTTAA
- the LOC134044228 gene encoding tubulin beta-1 chain isoform X6 codes for MREIVHIQAGQCGNQIGAKFWEVISDEHGIDPTGSYHGDSELQLERINVYYNEAAGQSGAGNNWAKGHYTEGAELVDSVLDVVRKESESCDCLQGFQLTHSLGGGTGSGMGTLLISKIREEYPDRIMNTFSVMPSPKVSDTVVEPYNATLSVHQLVENTDETYCIDNEALYDICFRTLKLTTPTYGDLNHLVSATMSGVTTCLRFPGQLNADLRKLAVNMVPFPRLHFFMPGFAPLTSRGSQQYRALTVPELTQQMFDSKNMMAACDPRHGRYLTVAAIFRGRMSMKEVDEQMLNVQNKNSSYFVEWIPNNVKTAVCDIPPRGLKMSATFIGNSTAIQELFKRISEQFTAMFRRKAFLHWYTGEGMDEMEFTEAESNMNDLVSEYQQYQDATADEQGEFEEEGEEDEA; via the exons ATGCGTGAGATCGTGCACATCCAGGCCGGGCAGTGCGGCAACCAGATCGGCGCCAAG TTCTGGGAGGTAATCAGCGATGAACATGGCATTGACCCCACGGGCAGCTACCACGGGGACagtgagctgcagctggagaggatCAACGTCTACTACAATGAAGCTGCTG GTCAGAGCGGGGCTGGCAACAACTGGGCCAAGGGGCACTACACAGAAGGCGCTGAGCTGGTGGACTCTGTGCTGGACGTGGTGAGGAAGGAGTCGGAGAGCTGTGACTGCCTCCAGGGCTTCCAGCTGACCCACTCGCTGGGCGGAGGCACGGGCTCTGGCATGGGCACCCTCCTGATCAGCAAGATCCGCGAGGAGTACCCCGACCGCATCATGAACACCTTCAGCGTCATGCCCTCGCCCAAGGTGTCGGACACGGTGGTGGAGCCCTACAATGCCACCCTCTCTGTGCACCAGCTGGTGGAGAACACGGACGAGACCTACTGCATTGACAACGAGGCCCTGTATGACATTTGCTTCCGCACCCTGAAGCTGACCACTCCTACCTACGGGGACCTCAACCACCTGGTGTCGGCCACCATGAGCGGCGTGACCACCTGCCTTCGCTTCCCCGGCCAGCTGAACGCCGACCTGCGCAAGCTGGCGGTCAACATGGTGCCTTTCCCGCGGCTGCACTTCTTCATGCCGGGCTTTGCCCCGCTGACCAGCCGCGGCAGCCAGCAGTACCGCGCCCTGACGGTGCCCGAGCTGACGCAGCAGATGTTCGACTCCAAGAACATGATGGCCGCCTGCGACCCCCGCCACGGCCGCTACCTGACGGTGGCCGCCATCTTCCGGGGCCGCATGTCCATGAAGGAGGTGGACGAGCAGATGCTCAACGTGCAGAACAAGAACAGCAGCTACTTTGTGGAGTGGATCCCCAACAACGTCAAGACGGCCGTCTGCGACATCCCCCCACGCGGCCTCAAGATGTCGGCCACCTTCATCGGCAACAGCACGGCCATCCAGGAGCTCTTCAAGAGGATCTCGGAGCAGTTCACGGCCATGTTCCGGCGCAAGGCTTTCTTGCACTGGTACACCGGCGAGGGCATGGATGAAATGGAGTTCACGGAGGCCGAGAGCAACATGAACGACCTGGTCTCTGAATACCAGCAATACCAGGATGCCACTGCTGATGAGCAGGGCGAGTttgaagaggaaggagaggaggatgAGGCTTAA